The following coding sequences are from one Thermostaphylospora chromogena window:
- a CDS encoding superoxide dismutase family protein, whose amino-acid sequence MRRFQILALALLSVGYVGCAGQEPPSADEPSAAAPAGATPTSASPVPAEIRLTGGGTFEEYTEGGRAIVYNRDLVPEGARAEVTVESDGEETTSELEVWGLAPNRNLGVHLHVNACGRKPDSSGPHFRHSASAAPESSPAPGEPEDTGSPAATPSPESSPEGTASPTPEANPTDEVWLDITTDESGHATATSTNPWGLSPDDLPKSLVIHEKPTQSEGPDAGSAGGRAACITLTPATGS is encoded by the coding sequence ATGCGCCGTTTCCAGATACTCGCGCTCGCCCTGCTCAGCGTCGGCTACGTCGGCTGCGCCGGCCAGGAGCCCCCGTCGGCCGACGAGCCCTCGGCGGCCGCCCCCGCCGGAGCCACGCCCACGAGCGCGTCGCCGGTCCCCGCGGAGATCAGGCTCACCGGGGGAGGGACGTTCGAGGAGTACACCGAGGGCGGCCGCGCGATCGTCTACAACAGGGATCTGGTGCCCGAAGGCGCGCGTGCCGAGGTCACGGTCGAGTCCGACGGTGAGGAGACCACCTCGGAGCTGGAGGTCTGGGGTCTGGCGCCCAACCGCAACCTGGGGGTCCACCTGCACGTCAACGCCTGCGGTCGCAAGCCGGACTCCTCCGGCCCGCACTTCCGGCACTCCGCCTCGGCGGCCCCGGAGTCCTCCCCGGCGCCCGGTGAGCCGGAGGACACCGGATCCCCCGCGGCGACCCCCTCTCCGGAGAGCTCTCCGGAGGGCACCGCCTCGCCGACCCCGGAGGCCAATCCCACGGACGAGGTCTGGCTGGACATCACCACCGACGAGTCCGGTCACGCCACCGCCACCTCCACCAACCCGTGGGGACTGAGCCCCGATGACCTGCCCAAGTCCCTGGTGATCCACGAGAAGCCCACCCAGAGCGAGGGGCCCGACGCCGGCTCCGCGGGCGGCCGTGCCGCCTGCATCACCCTCACCCCCGCCACCGGCTCCTGA
- a CDS encoding DMT family transporter, whose product MNWTGVIIALAGALGYALGAALQQFEAVRDGATLKLVKSVRWWIGGVIGFTGASLHAVALAVAPLVIVQPVSVTTLVFAVPFAAMMYGRRPRRAEVFGSLAVTGGLLGLMLLVPHENVPPHLTDREAIGFLACVGVLVLVCHLAARWVSGAGKALLLAVAAGAVTASVSTFVRVVGGGLNGDLSKLLHWFAFAIPLLLVCAVVLLQQSYAVGYFGIAYAGVQVVDPITSVLAGAVLLGEPLPTSPATAVPALIASAVLIAGTVVLGRTAPDHTRPAVAKTPSESVGVAAPDPVGTR is encoded by the coding sequence ATGAACTGGACAGGGGTGATCATCGCCCTGGCAGGCGCGCTCGGCTACGCGCTCGGCGCGGCACTGCAACAGTTCGAGGCGGTGCGGGACGGCGCAACACTCAAGCTGGTCAAAAGCGTCCGCTGGTGGATCGGTGGAGTCATCGGTTTCACCGGCGCGTCCTTGCATGCCGTCGCGCTGGCCGTGGCCCCGCTGGTGATCGTCCAGCCGGTCAGCGTGACCACGTTGGTCTTCGCCGTCCCCTTCGCCGCGATGATGTACGGCAGACGCCCGCGCCGCGCGGAGGTCTTCGGCTCGCTCGCGGTGACCGGCGGGCTGCTCGGCCTCATGCTGCTCGTTCCGCACGAGAACGTGCCCCCTCACCTCACCGACCGGGAGGCGATCGGCTTTCTGGCATGCGTGGGCGTGCTCGTGCTGGTGTGCCACCTCGCGGCGCGATGGGTCTCCGGAGCGGGCAAGGCGCTGCTGCTGGCGGTGGCCGCGGGCGCGGTGACGGCGTCGGTCTCCACGTTCGTCCGGGTGGTCGGCGGCGGCCTCAACGGCGATCTGAGCAAGCTCCTGCACTGGTTCGCCTTCGCGATCCCGCTGCTGCTGGTCTGCGCGGTGGTGCTGCTGCAGCAGTCGTACGCCGTGGGCTACTTCGGCATCGCCTACGCGGGCGTGCAGGTCGTCGACCCGATCACCTCCGTACTGGCGGGGGCGGTGCTGCTCGGCGAACCGCTGCCCACTTCCCCGGCCACGGCGGTTCCCGCCCTGATCGCCTCGGCGGTGCTGATCGCGGGCACCGTCGTGCTCGGCCGGACGGCCCCCGACCACACCCGTCCCGCCGTCGCGAAGACCCCATCCGAGTCCGTCGGGGTCGCCGCCCCCGACCCGGTGGGGACCAGGTAG
- a CDS encoding TetR/AcrR family transcriptional regulator, with product MLSPRARLAADAAIGLLVERGMRGLTHRAVDEAAGLPQGSTSNLARTRAALLEMTLLRLTELEGAVYADVFTAPGPPSPPPAPATRRPGLPPETLHGLAEAIGGVLHRHMTTHRDLLLARYELALEATRRPELRVIYDRMGARFRGPAIAVLTAAGSPDPVRHGNQIVAIAEGFLFDAVAGSGPQPSRADLVAAFRELLHGMLGHAPGPA from the coding sequence GTGCTGTCACCCAGGGCGCGGCTCGCCGCGGACGCCGCCATCGGCCTGCTCGTCGAGCGGGGCATGCGCGGCCTCACCCACCGGGCCGTGGACGAGGCGGCCGGCCTGCCGCAGGGATCCACATCCAACCTCGCCCGCACGCGTGCCGCCCTGCTGGAGATGACGCTGCTACGGCTGACCGAGCTGGAGGGGGCCGTCTACGCCGACGTGTTCACCGCGCCCGGCCCGCCGTCCCCGCCGCCCGCCCCGGCCACCCGCCGCCCCGGCCTTCCGCCTGAGACGCTGCACGGGCTGGCGGAGGCGATCGGCGGTGTGCTGCACCGCCACATGACCACGCACCGGGATCTCCTCCTCGCCCGCTACGAGCTGGCCCTGGAGGCCACCCGCCGCCCCGAGCTGCGCGTGATCTACGACCGGATGGGTGCCCGGTTCCGCGGCCCCGCCATCGCCGTGCTCACCGCCGCGGGCTCGCCCGATCCGGTGCGGCACGGCAACCAGATCGTCGCCATCGCCGAAGGCTTCCTGTTCGACGCCGTCGCCGGATCCGGTCCGCAGCCCTCCCGGGCCGATCTCGTCGCCGCCTTCCGGGAACTGCTGCACGGCATGCTCGGGCATGCGCCCGGGCCCGCCTGA
- a CDS encoding VOC family protein — translation MTIEAKLFAVTIDCAEPVKLAEFYAKVTGYDIQYAEEEYAGIGDGTHTILFQKVPDRVAPSWPGPDKQFHLDFRVADVEAAVQEYLALGATRPEFQPGDGWVVLADPEGHLFCVCPERS, via the coding sequence ATGACGATCGAAGCGAAGCTGTTCGCGGTGACCATCGACTGCGCCGAACCCGTCAAGCTCGCCGAGTTCTACGCCAAGGTGACCGGATACGACATCCAGTACGCCGAGGAGGAGTACGCCGGGATCGGCGACGGCACGCACACCATCCTGTTCCAGAAGGTGCCCGACCGCGTGGCGCCCTCCTGGCCCGGCCCGGACAAGCAGTTCCACCTCGACTTCCGGGTGGCGGACGTGGAAGCGGCGGTGCAGGAGTACCTCGCCCTCGGCGCGACCAGACCCGAGTTCCAGCCGGGTGACGGCTGGGTCGTCCTCGCCGACCCGGAAGGGCACCTCTTCTGCGTCTGTCCCGAGCGTTCCTGA
- a CDS encoding spermidine synthase: MARRGEREPMPGVYPVTYGEVELLRDLDRPGGWILTSDGVPQSYVDLDDPEYLDFEYVRLMADVIDLMEDGPLDVVHVGGGACTLPRYVAATRPGSRQIVVEPDAGLVQLVRDQLGLRSVPRLKVRIADGRAAGALLRDDSADLFVLDAFTGAVMPVELATVEYLEDVARVVRGGGTVLVNLADGKGLAFARRFMATITEAFPHVALLADPGVLRGRRFGNIIVAASRVSLPLDGLIRRAAGGPARARCMHGRALTDFIAGASPIHDGDAVTPPVPPPAVFGR, translated from the coding sequence ATGGCCCGTCGTGGCGAGCGTGAGCCGATGCCCGGCGTCTACCCCGTTACCTATGGCGAGGTCGAGCTGTTGCGCGATCTGGACCGGCCGGGCGGTTGGATCCTCACATCCGACGGTGTGCCGCAGTCCTACGTCGACCTCGACGATCCGGAGTACCTCGATTTCGAGTATGTCCGGCTGATGGCCGACGTCATCGATCTGATGGAGGACGGGCCGCTGGATGTCGTGCACGTAGGGGGCGGGGCCTGCACCCTGCCCCGCTACGTCGCGGCGACCCGTCCCGGTTCGCGGCAGATCGTCGTCGAGCCCGACGCCGGGCTGGTCCAGCTCGTCCGCGACCAGCTCGGGCTGCGTTCGGTTCCCCGGCTCAAGGTGCGCATCGCCGACGGACGCGCGGCCGGCGCCCTGCTGCGGGACGACTCCGCCGACCTGTTCGTGCTCGACGCCTTCACCGGGGCGGTGATGCCGGTGGAGCTGGCCACGGTCGAGTATCTGGAGGACGTCGCCCGGGTGGTGCGAGGCGGCGGCACCGTGCTGGTCAACCTCGCCGACGGCAAGGGGCTCGCCTTCGCCCGCCGCTTCATGGCCACGATCACCGAGGCCTTCCCGCACGTCGCGCTGCTCGCCGATCCGGGCGTGCTGCGCGGGCGGCGTTTCGGCAACATCATCGTGGCCGCCTCGCGTGTCTCGCTTCCGCTCGACGGCCTCATCCGCCGCGCCGCGGGCGGTCCGGCCAGGGCCCGCTGCATGCACGGCCGGGCTCTGACCGACTTCATCGCCGGTGCCTCGCCCATCCACGACGGCGACGCCGTGACACCTCCGGTTCCGCCTCCGGCCGTCTTCGGCAGGTAG
- a CDS encoding FAD-dependent oxidoreductase yields the protein MRRATVIGGGIGGLTAAVALQRKGWSVTVCERAPELRPVGAAIAVAANALKALDVIGVGAPLRELSAIQGDAGIRQPNGRWLTRTNEAVAARRYGDSVSLVLRSTLVELLAERLRPGSLLLGTVVRSVDPGTGVVTTEEGEITADLVVAADGIHSAVRKALFPRHPGPVYTGVTSWRLIAPAPDLPLRASETWGRGRVFGVIPLADRLVYCYATDTAPPGGTAFAGEKEKEELLRRFRDWHPPIPQILELTDPAKVIRHDLHALDTPLPAFHRGRVALLGDAAHAMTPNLGQGGCQAIEDAVVLAHLVDGPDDLPAYSAARLPRTTRIARRSRTIGRISSLRNPLAVRLRDGGLALSSRLIPHLMLRSMDDVLQWRPPA from the coding sequence GTGCGACGGGCGACGGTGATCGGCGGCGGCATCGGCGGACTGACCGCCGCCGTGGCGCTCCAGCGGAAAGGCTGGTCGGTGACGGTGTGCGAGCGGGCGCCCGAACTGCGGCCGGTGGGAGCGGCGATCGCGGTCGCGGCCAACGCCCTCAAGGCCCTCGACGTGATCGGCGTCGGCGCTCCCCTGCGCGAGCTGTCGGCGATCCAGGGTGACGCGGGCATCCGGCAGCCGAACGGACGCTGGCTGACCCGCACGAACGAGGCCGTCGCCGCCCGGCGCTACGGTGACTCGGTCTCGCTGGTGCTCCGCTCCACCCTCGTCGAGCTGCTGGCCGAACGGCTGCGCCCCGGATCGCTGCTGCTGGGCACGGTCGTGCGGTCGGTGGATCCCGGCACGGGCGTGGTCACCACGGAGGAGGGCGAGATCACGGCGGATCTCGTCGTGGCGGCGGACGGCATCCACTCGGCCGTCAGGAAGGCGCTGTTCCCCCGGCACCCCGGCCCCGTCTACACCGGGGTGACCAGCTGGCGGCTCATCGCCCCCGCCCCCGACCTGCCGCTTCGGGCGAGCGAGACGTGGGGACGCGGCAGAGTGTTCGGTGTCATCCCGCTCGCCGACCGACTGGTGTACTGCTACGCCACCGACACGGCCCCGCCCGGCGGCACGGCCTTCGCCGGTGAGAAGGAGAAAGAGGAGCTGCTGCGGCGGTTCCGCGACTGGCACCCGCCGATCCCGCAGATCCTGGAGCTGACCGACCCGGCCAAGGTGATCCGGCACGACCTGCACGCGCTCGACACACCCCTCCCGGCCTTCCACCGGGGCAGGGTGGCGCTCCTCGGCGACGCCGCGCACGCCATGACCCCCAACCTCGGCCAGGGCGGATGTCAGGCGATCGAAGACGCGGTGGTGCTCGCCCATCTGGTCGACGGGCCGGACGACCTGCCGGCCTACTCGGCCGCCCGGCTGCCGCGGACCACGCGGATCGCCCGCAGGTCGCGCACGATCGGCCGGATCAGCTCGCTGCGCAACCCGCTGGCCGTACGGCTGCGCGACGGCGGGCTGGCCCTGAGCAGCAGGCTGATCCCGCACCTCATGCTGCGGTCGATGGACGACGTGTTGCAGTGGCGCCCGCCCGCATGA
- a CDS encoding universal stress protein — translation MSELTLRPRIVVGFSHSAASAAALLWALREATIREAAVEPVHAWQWSGEYRASYAPMDTWSGRDEEHDAVTDRTRRAISLLAPQLSPIVLHGPTVQVLLKHAEGAELLVLGGRRADPDTPGPPGPVVHACLAGAPCPVVVVPAWSVPSRRREARGTTDVMISTGVPFRTP, via the coding sequence GTGAGCGAGTTGACACTCCGGCCGCGCATCGTCGTGGGCTTCAGCCACTCCGCGGCCTCAGCCGCCGCCCTGCTCTGGGCCTTGCGGGAGGCCACGATCCGCGAGGCGGCCGTCGAACCGGTGCACGCCTGGCAGTGGTCGGGCGAGTACCGCGCGTCCTACGCTCCGATGGACACCTGGAGCGGCCGCGACGAGGAACACGACGCCGTCACCGACCGCACACGGCGCGCGATCTCCCTGCTGGCGCCGCAGCTCAGCCCCATCGTCCTGCACGGGCCGACCGTACAGGTCCTGCTCAAGCACGCCGAAGGGGCCGAACTGCTGGTGCTCGGCGGACGCCGCGCAGACCCCGACACGCCCGGACCGCCCGGCCCCGTCGTCCACGCCTGTCTCGCCGGAGCCCCCTGCCCCGTGGTGGTGGTTCCCGCGTGGTCCGTACCGTCGCGGCGGCGTGAAGCACGCGGGACCACCGACGTCATGATCTCCACGGGCGTGCCGTTCCGCACCCCCTGA
- a CDS encoding nuclease-related domain-containing protein, translating to MPGGSIYVPQDDKFTGASPQQMYEKFWAEGAKERWIMRGVKAAIGLAVGIGLGIRFSLPSPVLTGIVLAVVVAVADAVWSWKKHEDTAVWRGKRRGEVITARILRRRLTRHGYRILNGRAVRGEASVDHLVIGPGGVWIVDNEAFGPDVELAQYGGRLFFGEKYGSRHAKELNEAATALAEVLTKQTGIPLTIEAVLAVHGGYMRRNAVIAAEGLTLVRPRRVPDLILKRGMAALDAEQIELLARTAARELRRLG from the coding sequence ATGCCGGGCGGCTCGATCTACGTGCCCCAGGACGACAAGTTCACCGGCGCGTCGCCGCAGCAGATGTATGAGAAGTTCTGGGCCGAGGGCGCAAAGGAGCGCTGGATCATGCGGGGCGTCAAGGCCGCGATCGGCCTTGCGGTCGGCATCGGTCTCGGCATCCGCTTCTCCCTGCCGAGCCCGGTCCTGACCGGGATCGTGCTCGCCGTCGTCGTCGCGGTCGCCGACGCCGTGTGGAGCTGGAAGAAGCACGAGGACACCGCCGTGTGGCGCGGCAAGCGCCGTGGCGAGGTCATCACCGCCCGCATCCTGCGGCGGAGGCTGACCAGGCACGGCTACCGCATCCTCAACGGCCGAGCCGTGCGCGGCGAGGCGTCCGTGGACCACCTGGTCATCGGCCCGGGCGGCGTGTGGATCGTGGACAACGAGGCGTTCGGCCCCGATGTCGAGCTCGCCCAGTACGGCGGCCGCCTGTTCTTCGGCGAGAAGTACGGCTCCCGCCACGCCAAGGAGTTGAACGAGGCCGCCACGGCCCTGGCCGAGGTGCTCACCAAGCAGACCGGCATCCCGCTCACGATCGAGGCCGTCCTCGCCGTCCACGGCGGTTACATGCGGCGCAACGCCGTCATCGCGGCCGAGGGCCTGACCCTGGTGCGGCCCCGCCGCGTCCCGGACCTGATCCTCAAGCGCGGCATGGCCGCTCTCGACGCGGAGCAGATCGAACTACTGGCCCGTACCGCCGCCCGCGAACTGCGCAGGCTCGGCTGA
- a CDS encoding serine hydrolase: MRPQPGRLRILIAALAGAGVLAAGCGDGGRSSAPDPAPSDSAGTASATPTASPSIPDTPVGEQLRWYLGVVERGAISQQEYEAHFAGEFLRKVPLDQFNTINRGLAGMRLTGLRATGRNGLEGTVVVGGQTFTLRISVNDAGEIDGLLVTLGGSDRPTAPASWAELDRRLREIAPRVGFLAAEVTPAGECRTVHAVEPGGPRPLGSMFKLYLLGAVAEAIGRGELDWDTRLTIEPELKSLPSGELQDRPDGSEVTVAEAAKLMISISDNTGTDLLLHRVGRRALEERLPDVPGNAPALTTRELFVLKGVDHPRLAEKYLSLGVEGKRAYLRDTVAKTQLSRFVLWREPRRIDTVEWFAAPQDVCRAFADLAELADRPGLERIDEVMSANDGGLGLDEKIWPTVWFKGGSEPGVFDLGYLARNSDGKTYVVTALTSDPKKAIDEGMATGELLALIRGAFALVPHG, encoded by the coding sequence GTGCGACCTCAGCCCGGCCGTCTCCGTATCCTGATCGCCGCGCTCGCCGGAGCGGGGGTGCTGGCGGCGGGCTGCGGGGACGGCGGGCGGTCCAGCGCGCCCGATCCGGCGCCGTCCGATTCCGCCGGAACCGCGTCCGCCACGCCCACCGCCTCGCCGTCGATCCCGGACACGCCCGTGGGCGAGCAGCTGCGCTGGTACCTGGGGGTGGTGGAGCGCGGGGCGATCTCCCAGCAGGAGTACGAGGCTCACTTCGCCGGCGAGTTCCTCCGGAAGGTGCCGCTCGACCAGTTCAACACCATCAACCGGGGACTGGCGGGCATGCGCCTGACCGGGCTGCGCGCGACGGGGAGGAACGGTCTGGAAGGCACGGTCGTCGTCGGCGGCCAGACCTTCACCTTGCGGATCTCCGTGAACGACGCGGGGGAGATCGACGGTCTGCTGGTGACCTTGGGGGGATCCGATCGGCCGACCGCTCCCGCGAGCTGGGCGGAGCTGGATCGGCGGCTGAGGGAGATCGCTCCTCGGGTGGGTTTCCTGGCGGCGGAGGTGACGCCGGCGGGCGAGTGCCGTACAGTGCACGCCGTCGAGCCGGGCGGGCCGAGACCGCTCGGCTCGATGTTCAAGCTGTATCTGCTGGGAGCCGTGGCCGAGGCGATCGGCAGGGGAGAGCTGGACTGGGACACCCGGCTGACCATCGAGCCCGAGCTGAAGAGCCTGCCCAGCGGTGAGCTGCAAGACCGGCCGGACGGCAGTGAGGTGACCGTCGCCGAGGCCGCCAAGCTGATGATCTCCATCAGCGACAACACCGGAACCGACCTGCTCCTGCACCGCGTGGGCAGGCGCGCGCTCGAGGAGCGGCTGCCCGACGTGCCGGGGAACGCGCCGGCGCTCACCACCCGCGAGCTGTTCGTGCTCAAGGGGGTGGATCATCCACGCCTGGCGGAGAAGTACCTCTCCCTCGGCGTCGAGGGCAAGCGGGCCTATCTGCGGGACACGGTGGCGAAGACGCAGCTGTCCCGGTTCGTCCTGTGGCGGGAGCCCCGGCGCATCGACACCGTGGAGTGGTTCGCCGCGCCGCAGGACGTCTGCCGCGCCTTCGCCGACCTTGCGGAGCTCGCCGACCGTCCGGGGCTGGAGCGGATCGACGAGGTCATGTCCGCCAACGACGGCGGTCTCGGCCTCGACGAGAAGATCTGGCCGACCGTGTGGTTCAAGGGCGGCTCGGAGCCGGGCGTGTTCGACCTGGGCTACCTGGCCAGGAACAGCGACGGCAAGACGTACGTCGTCACCGCGTTGACCTCCGATCCAAAGAAGGCGATCGACGAGGGGATGGCGACGGGTGAGCTGCTGGCGCTGATCCGCGGCGCGTTCGCCCTGGTGCCGCACGGCTGA
- a CDS encoding DUF4032 domain-containing protein, whose protein sequence is MPLQMTGALDDPELIRLPWDLPLEEWPDHLIVPLPRGISRHVVRFVRLAGRVYAIKEISERYAKTEYRLLWDLHRLDAPAVEPVAVVTGRTGRDGEPLDSALITRHLQFSLPYRAVMSGTLRPDTLTRLLDALVVLLVRLHLNGFYWGDCSLSNTLFRRDAGAFAAYLVDAETGELHPMISEGQRAHDIEIAHVNLFGEMLDLQAGGMLHESIDPEATADDITERYHRLWAELTQDEVIEEVDWHLVEQRVRRLNSLGFDVAEMLVRRKAGTGRLLVRPKVVDSGHHQRRLLRLTGLDVEENQARRLLNDLDSFRVQNGLRHEDEAIVAHRWLAEVFQPTVAAIPPDMRGKLEPAQLFHEILDHRWYLSEEAGHDVGLQAAVRSYIDNVLVHKPDEKALIVPPEMASPNEMSSP, encoded by the coding sequence TTGCCGCTGCAGATGACGGGGGCTCTGGACGACCCCGAGCTCATCCGCCTCCCCTGGGACCTTCCTCTGGAGGAGTGGCCCGATCACCTCATCGTCCCGCTCCCCCGCGGCATCTCCCGGCACGTCGTGCGCTTCGTCCGGCTCGCGGGCCGGGTCTACGCGATCAAGGAGATCAGCGAGCGCTACGCGAAAACGGAGTACCGCCTGCTGTGGGATCTGCACCGCCTCGACGCCCCCGCGGTGGAGCCGGTCGCGGTGGTCACCGGCCGCACCGGGCGTGACGGCGAGCCGCTCGACTCCGCGCTGATCACCCGCCACCTGCAGTTCTCCCTCCCCTACCGGGCGGTCATGTCGGGGACGCTGCGTCCCGACACGCTCACCCGGCTCCTCGACGCGCTGGTCGTGCTGCTGGTCAGGCTGCACCTCAACGGCTTCTACTGGGGCGACTGCTCGCTGTCGAACACGCTGTTCCGCAGGGACGCGGGGGCGTTCGCCGCCTACCTGGTGGACGCGGAGACCGGCGAACTGCACCCCATGATCAGCGAAGGGCAACGGGCGCACGACATCGAGATCGCCCACGTCAACCTCTTCGGCGAAATGCTCGACCTGCAGGCCGGCGGGATGCTGCACGAGTCGATCGACCCCGAGGCGACCGCCGATGACATCACCGAGCGCTACCACCGGCTGTGGGCGGAGCTGACCCAGGACGAGGTCATCGAGGAGGTCGACTGGCACCTGGTCGAGCAGCGCGTGCGGCGGCTGAATTCGCTGGGCTTCGACGTGGCCGAGATGCTGGTACGCCGCAAGGCCGGTACCGGGCGGCTCCTGGTGCGCCCCAAGGTCGTCGACTCCGGGCATCACCAGCGCCGCCTGCTCCGCCTCACCGGCCTGGACGTGGAGGAGAACCAGGCGCGGCGGCTGCTCAACGACCTGGACTCCTTCCGAGTGCAGAACGGCCTGCGCCACGAGGACGAGGCGATCGTGGCGCACCGCTGGCTGGCCGAGGTGTTCCAGCCGACCGTCGCCGCCATCCCGCCCGACATGCGGGGCAAGCTGGAACCCGCGCAGCTCTTCCACGAGATCCTCGACCACCGGTGGTACCTGTCGGAGGAGGCGGGGCACGACGTGGGGCTGCAGGCGGCGGTGCGCTCCTACATCGACAACGTGCTGGTCCACAAGCCCGATGAGAAGGCGCTCATCGTCCCGCCCGAGATGGCCTCCCCCAACGAGATGTCCTCCCCTTGA
- a CDS encoding fasciclin domain-containing protein, with product MKRRTALLASGLTALALAPLPPLAPAWAATPSPPPDTTAPTEPAEPTTSPTGNGTATPTNGGTATPTGSPTGSPTDGAAAAPFGPGCADLPQSGEGSIESMSKLPIGDAIAQNPELSTLSSALSTAKLQDQLNQLQEVTIFAPTDEAFNSLSQEELTNLLQNPTELQNVLGNHVVEKRVTKNDLTQGPLQTKAGEQLTVEGSGEDFTVNGEAQILCGDISTQNGTLYLIDQVLMPQ from the coding sequence ATGAAGCGCAGGACCGCACTTCTCGCCTCGGGCCTGACCGCACTGGCCCTGGCCCCGCTCCCTCCCCTCGCTCCCGCATGGGCCGCCACGCCCAGCCCACCGCCGGACACCACGGCTCCCACCGAGCCCGCAGAACCCACCACCTCGCCCACCGGTAACGGCACCGCCACGCCGACCAACGGCGGCACCGCCACGCCCACGGGCTCCCCGACCGGGTCGCCCACGGACGGGGCCGCCGCCGCGCCGTTCGGACCGGGCTGCGCCGATCTGCCGCAGTCTGGCGAGGGCAGCATCGAGAGCATGAGCAAGCTCCCCATCGGGGACGCGATCGCGCAGAACCCCGAGCTGTCCACGCTGTCCAGCGCGCTGTCCACGGCGAAGCTTCAGGATCAGCTGAACCAGCTGCAGGAGGTGACGATCTTCGCGCCCACCGACGAGGCGTTCAACTCTCTTTCCCAGGAGGAGCTGACCAACCTCCTGCAGAACCCGACCGAACTGCAGAACGTACTGGGTAACCACGTGGTCGAGAAGCGGGTCACCAAGAACGACCTGACCCAGGGGCCCCTGCAGACCAAGGCCGGCGAGCAGCTGACCGTCGAAGGCTCCGGCGAGGACTTCACGGTGAACGGCGAGGCGCAGATCCTCTGCGGCGACATCTCCACGCAGAACGGCACGCTCTACCTGATCGACCAGGTGCTCATGCCGCAGTGA
- a CDS encoding class II aldolase/adducin family protein has product MLMAEQRELLCEYGRRAVDLGLVIGTAGNLSVRAGDLVAITPAGVALDRMTPEDCPVLDVAGRLVSGERQPSSETPMHLSVYASTDARAVVHTHSVFGTVVATTMRELPAVHYNILLLGGETVRVAEYATYGTAELAANMRQAMADRRAALLANHGGVTIGPDLDSAFEAARLLEWLCEVYVRAKAVGEPRVLTHEQLAAVRERAANPPAFPRGERPVSTSRTPDAPEACDG; this is encoded by the coding sequence ATGCTGATGGCCGAGCAGCGTGAGCTGCTGTGCGAGTACGGGCGCCGGGCGGTGGACCTGGGGCTGGTGATCGGCACCGCGGGCAACCTGAGCGTGCGGGCCGGCGACCTGGTGGCGATCACCCCCGCGGGGGTCGCCCTGGACCGGATGACCCCCGAGGACTGCCCGGTCCTGGACGTGGCGGGCCGCCTGGTGTCGGGCGAGCGGCAGCCGTCCTCGGAGACCCCGATGCACCTTTCGGTCTACGCCTCGACCGACGCCCGCGCGGTCGTGCACACCCATTCGGTCTTCGGAACGGTGGTGGCCACGACCATGCGTGAGCTGCCCGCCGTCCACTACAACATCCTGCTGCTGGGCGGCGAGACGGTGCGGGTGGCGGAGTACGCCACGTACGGCACCGCCGAGCTGGCCGCCAACATGCGGCAGGCGATGGCCGACCGCCGCGCCGCCCTGCTGGCCAATCACGGCGGGGTGACGATCGGTCCCGACCTGGACTCCGCGTTCGAGGCGGCCCGGCTGCTGGAGTGGCTGTGCGAGGTGTACGTGCGGGCGAAGGCGGTGGGCGAACCGCGCGTGCTGACCCACGAGCAGCTCGCCGCGGTGCGGGAGCGCGCCGCGAACCCTCCCGCCTTCCCACGCGGTGAGCGACCGGTGTCCACCAGCCGGACGCCCGACGCGCCTGAGGCGTGTGACGGTTAG